One segment of Danio aesculapii chromosome 3, fDanAes4.1, whole genome shotgun sequence DNA contains the following:
- the LOC130216944 gene encoding GTPase IMAP family member 8-like, producing MVLKRRLVIINTPDLFSPAVSPEEQDLKRFFHLSCPEPHALLLVLKSGTFTKQDRDTLQLITTVFGTGAFEYVIVVFMLEEQMEYLGITDTDSRSEKPLLQISKCPHHNLQRNGDQSQVQNLLEIIEEMVEENKGHELKIEPKPGLTKTEIICQTMLKQHKSKPLHFHYCLHWPDFLLLQALLYQLSQESYEPTKPAFVGTEKSLECVRIVLVGKTGVGKSATGNTILGRRAFESRARMISTTKMCQRESGIACGRPVTVVDTPGLFDTSLSNEVIQQEIMRCIELSAPGPHVFLLLISIGPFTQEERETLKLIKMTFGQKAESYTMVLFTKGDNLDDSIEDYIKDGDSHVLQLIHDCGGRFHVFNNKEKDPGQVVGLLKKIDKMMWDKKSSFYNYKMFQEAERALRLMQINREKEEEVRQKMEALKAKYESEIKRYKEKLEEEKGKLKIRDLLDRETEYALLRKLKMRQTGETAATSGTGQTQDQCEPTTHAERKNDDQIEKQEKQHSGTTVVDREMQEAGRESAKELKKHKRWNGLQSFKRGKRKKLEKLLEECTITEVISGEENVEKIKHTVNHQQTSEDSPKISKEEKNAEQERLSQHFKQMKDCRQNLDEAMRKYKETADMYAAEVKRIEVRNAANIDNFEKNHGKRCVLQ from the exons ATGGTTTTAAAAAGACGTTTGGTGATCATCAACACTCCTGATCTGTTTAGTCCTGCTGTCTCTCCTGAAGAACAGGACCTGAAGAGGTTTTTCCATCTGTCCTGTCCTGAACCCCATGCCCTCTTACTGGTCCTAAAATCTGGCACATTTACAAAGCAGGACAGAGATACTCTTCAACTCATTACCACTGTTTTTGGCACAGGAGCATTTGAGTATGTGATCGTGGTCTTCATGCTCGAGGAGCAGATGGAGTATTTGGGCATTACAGACACTGACAGCAGATCAGAGAAGCCTCTACTGCAGATCTCCAAATGTCCACACCATAATCTCCAGAGGAATGGAGACCAGTCACAGGTGCAGAACCTTCTGGAGATCATTGAGGAGATGGTGGAGGAAAACAAAGGCCATGAGCTGAAGATAGAGCCAAAACCTGGCCTGACCAAAACAGAGATCATCTGCCAAACAATGCTCAAACAACATAAGAGTAAACCTTTACATTTTCATTACTGCTTGCACTG GCCTGACTTTTTGCTTCTGCAAGCTTTGCTTTATCAGCTGTCTCAGGAGTCCTATGAGCCAACCAAGCCTG cctttgtcggcACTGAGAAGAGCTTGGAGTGTGTGAGGATCGTTCTGGTTGGTAAAACTGGAGTGGGAAAGAGTGCAACTGGGAACACCATCCTGGGACGCAGAGCATTTGAGTCTCGGGCCAGAATGATTTCTACTACCAAGATGTGTCAGAGAGAAAGTGGAATTGCCTGTGGTCGACCCGTGACTGTAGTGGACACACCAGGACTCTTCGACACCAGCCTCAGTAATGAAGTGATCCAGCAGGAGATCATGAGGTGCATTGAGCTTTCGGCTCCTGGACCACATGTGTTTTTGCTGCTCATCTCTATCGGCCCGTTCACACAAGAGGAGAGAGAAACCCTTAAGCTCATCAAGATGACCTTCGGACAGAAAGCAGAGAGCTACACCATGGTGCTCTTCACCAAAGGAGACAATCTGGATGACAGTATTGAAGACTACATTAAAGATGGAGATTCACATGTCCTACAGCTGATCCATGACTGTGGAGGAAGATTTCATGTGTTCAACAATAAAGAGAAGGACCCTGGTCAGGTCGTAGGTCTGCTAAAGAAGATCGATAAGATGATGTGGGATAAGAAATCTAGTTTCTACAATTATAAAATGTTTCAGGAGGCAGAGAGAGCACTGAGACTCATGCAGATCaacagagagaaagaggaggaggTCAGACAGAAAATGGAGGCCCTTAAAGCCAAATATGAGTCTGAAATCAAACGATACAAAGAGAAGCTGGAGGAGGAAAAGGGAAAGCTTAAGATCAGAGATCTTCTGGACAGGGAAACAGAATATGCACTGTTGAGAAAACTTAAAATGAGGCAAACTGGAGAAACCGCAGCAACCTCAGGCACTGGACAAACACAAGATCAATGTGAACCTACAACACATGCTGAGAGAAAGAATGATGATCAGATAGAAAAGCAGGAAAAACAGCATTCAGGAACAACAGTTGTTGACAGAGAGATGCAAGAAGCTGGAAGAGAATCTGCTAAAGAGCTCAAAAAACACAAGAGATGGAATGGTCTTCAGTCATTTAAAAGAGGCAAAAGGAAAAAGCTTGAAAAACTGTTAGAAGAATGTACAATAACAGAAGTTATAAGTGGTGAAGAGAATGTAGAAAAGATCAAACATACAGTGAATCATCAGCAGACCAGCGAGGATTCACCTAAAATCTCTAAAGAGGAGAAAAACGCAGAGCAAGAACGTCTGTCTCAGCATTTTAAGCAGATGAAAGATTGCAGGCAGAATTTGGACGAGGCCATGAGAAAGTACAAGGAGACCGCTGACATGTATGCTGCAGAAGTCAAGAGAATTGAAGTCAGAAATGCTGCCAACATTGACAACTTTGAGAAGAATCATGGAAAACGCTGCGTGCTTCAATAA